A single Calidifontibacter indicus DNA region contains:
- a CDS encoding metallophosphoesterase family protein translates to MDRIALISDVHGNLTALQAVLADIDARGVDRIYNLGDYVGKGHRGREVVDLCRQRCEVNILGNWDDFLPALEEFGDAADNAALQWWRDQLGPGQGEWLRALPFSHDFTMSGRRIRIFHASATSVHNRVRFDHDAAEFFGMFQNTPATGDGPTPTVVAYGDTHDSFMETDLGLTLINTGSVGNALDDNVPVYVVLEGVLDSDEPAPFGVQFVRVPYDIEAELADAKAAGAPEYDYYVAELRDRRYRGDVRADRRAGYHRESAIPADDKDWTWTLEQACPDCGFEAGAVAGGQIGALVRRFTAPWPQVLDRADVRRRPAPATWSPLEYGCHVLDVCRVFDGRLALMLEHDAPGFPNWDQDQAAIDGDYATADTAQLVPELCAAAARLAAAYDAVKPTEWERTGLRSNGSAFTVLSLGQYLLHDLAHHLHDVGTSWQQAKDAQA, encoded by the coding sequence ATGGACCGCATCGCACTCATCTCGGACGTGCACGGCAATCTGACCGCGCTGCAGGCGGTGCTCGCGGACATCGACGCCCGCGGTGTCGACCGCATCTACAACCTCGGCGACTACGTCGGCAAGGGGCACCGCGGCCGCGAGGTGGTCGACCTGTGCCGGCAGCGCTGCGAGGTCAACATTCTCGGCAACTGGGACGACTTCCTGCCCGCGCTGGAGGAGTTCGGCGACGCCGCCGACAATGCCGCGCTGCAGTGGTGGCGTGATCAGCTCGGCCCGGGACAAGGGGAGTGGCTGCGCGCGCTGCCGTTCAGTCACGACTTCACGATGAGCGGCCGGCGCATCCGGATCTTCCACGCCTCGGCGACCAGCGTGCACAACCGGGTGCGCTTCGACCACGACGCGGCGGAGTTCTTCGGGATGTTCCAGAACACCCCCGCGACCGGCGACGGGCCGACCCCCACCGTCGTGGCGTACGGCGACACGCACGACTCGTTCATGGAGACCGATCTCGGCCTGACGCTGATCAACACCGGCAGCGTCGGCAACGCGCTCGACGACAACGTGCCGGTCTACGTCGTGCTCGAAGGCGTGCTCGACAGCGACGAACCGGCGCCGTTCGGGGTGCAGTTCGTGCGGGTGCCCTACGACATCGAGGCCGAGCTCGCGGACGCGAAGGCGGCGGGTGCGCCCGAGTACGACTACTACGTCGCCGAGTTGCGCGACCGGCGCTATCGGGGCGATGTTCGCGCCGACCGGCGGGCCGGATACCACCGCGAGTCCGCGATCCCGGCCGACGACAAGGACTGGACCTGGACCCTCGAACAGGCCTGCCCCGACTGCGGATTCGAGGCCGGGGCGGTGGCAGGTGGGCAGATCGGTGCCCTCGTCCGACGCTTCACCGCGCCGTGGCCACAGGTGCTGGATCGTGCCGACGTGCGCCGTCGCCCCGCACCCGCCACCTGGTCACCGTTGGAGTACGGCTGCCACGTGCTCGACGTCTGTCGGGTCTTCGACGGACGCCTCGCGCTGATGCTCGAACACGACGCACCGGGTTTCCCGAACTGGGACCAGGACCAGGCCGCCATCGACGGCGACTACGCGACGGCCGACACGGCGCAGCTCGTGCCCGAGCTGTGCGCCGCCGCCGCGCGCCTCGCCGCCGCGTACGACGCGGTGAAGCCCACCGAATGGGAGCGCACGGGGTTGCGTTCCAACGGCTCGGCGTTCACCGTGCTCAGCCTCGGCCAGTACCTGCTGCACGACCTCGCGCACCACCTGCACGACGTGGGCACGTCGTGGCAGCAGGCGAAGGACGCTCAGGCCTGA
- a CDS encoding thioredoxin domain-containing protein, translating to MANRLASATSPYLLQHADNPVDWWEWGEDAFAEAKRRDVPVLLSIGYAACHWCHVMAHESFENDQTAAFMNAHFVNIKVDREERPDLDAIYMSATQAMTGHGGWPMTCVLDHDGLPFFAGTYFPPQPRQGQPAFGQVLAFLADAWVNRRDDVRGAAEALRDHLNRSVSAAAPVTPSELDAARDLLVREFDARAKGFGGAPKFPPSMVLEFLRLRGAHGDALAAQMLEQTCEAMARGGMFDQLGGGFARYSVDADWVVPHFEKMLYDNAQLLAVYARLGTPLGDRVARQTADFMLRELGTDEGALASSLDADSEGVEGKFYAWTPAELVDVLGGDGRWAATTFGVTASGTFEHGSSVLQLRDDVDADRLDRVRRTLAEAREQRVRPARDDKVVAGWNGLAISGLVAAAHALTEPRYLEAARRIADFLLGTHLVDGRLRRVSRDGRVGAPAAVLDDLGCLAAGLLDLAAATDSAEYLDAARALLDDALARFRADDGGFFDTAADAESLITRPRDSADNASPSGLSATVNALITMTALTGDPGYEDAATQALATTHEVLTRAPRFAGWSLVAAQRLADGPEQVAVVGEPGADRDELVRTALRRFGGPIAVGAPGRSVLPVLAERGAPAAPSAFVCRGRVCDLPVTDPRQLGVR from the coding sequence ATGGCCAATCGACTCGCCTCGGCGACCAGCCCCTACCTGCTGCAGCACGCCGACAACCCGGTCGACTGGTGGGAGTGGGGCGAAGACGCGTTCGCGGAGGCGAAGCGCCGCGACGTCCCGGTGCTGTTGTCGATCGGTTACGCCGCCTGCCACTGGTGCCACGTCATGGCGCACGAGTCGTTCGAGAACGATCAGACGGCGGCCTTCATGAACGCCCACTTCGTCAACATCAAGGTCGATCGCGAGGAGCGCCCCGACCTCGACGCCATCTACATGAGTGCGACCCAGGCGATGACCGGCCACGGTGGCTGGCCGATGACCTGCGTGCTCGACCACGATGGCCTGCCGTTCTTCGCCGGCACCTACTTCCCGCCGCAGCCACGGCAGGGCCAGCCCGCGTTCGGTCAGGTGCTGGCGTTCCTGGCGGACGCGTGGGTGAACCGGCGGGACGACGTGCGCGGGGCCGCCGAGGCGCTGCGCGACCACCTCAACCGCTCGGTCTCCGCCGCGGCGCCCGTCACGCCGTCCGAACTCGACGCTGCGCGTGACCTGCTCGTCCGCGAATTCGACGCCAGGGCAAAAGGATTCGGGGGAGCTCCGAAGTTCCCGCCGTCGATGGTGCTTGAGTTCCTGCGGCTGCGGGGCGCGCACGGTGACGCGCTCGCGGCGCAGATGCTCGAGCAGACCTGCGAGGCGATGGCTCGGGGCGGGATGTTCGACCAACTCGGTGGTGGCTTCGCCCGCTACAGCGTCGACGCCGACTGGGTGGTGCCCCACTTCGAGAAGATGCTCTACGACAACGCGCAGCTGCTCGCCGTCTACGCGCGGCTCGGCACACCGCTCGGCGACCGGGTCGCCCGACAGACCGCCGACTTCATGCTGCGGGAACTCGGCACCGACGAGGGTGCCCTCGCGAGTTCGCTCGATGCCGACTCCGAAGGGGTCGAGGGCAAGTTCTACGCATGGACCCCGGCCGAACTCGTCGACGTGCTCGGCGGCGACGGGCGTTGGGCGGCAACGACATTCGGCGTCACGGCGAGTGGCACCTTCGAACATGGCTCGTCGGTGCTTCAACTCCGCGACGACGTCGATGCCGATCGGCTCGACCGCGTCCGACGGACGCTTGCCGAGGCGAGGGAGCAGCGGGTGCGACCTGCCCGGGACGACAAGGTGGTGGCCGGCTGGAACGGTCTCGCGATCAGCGGGCTCGTCGCCGCCGCGCATGCTCTCACCGAACCGCGCTACCTCGAGGCAGCCCGCCGCATCGCCGACTTCCTGCTCGGCACGCACCTCGTCGACGGACGCCTGCGCCGAGTCTCCCGCGACGGCCGGGTGGGTGCCCCGGCGGCGGTGCTCGACGACCTCGGTTGTCTCGCGGCCGGCCTCCTTGATCTCGCCGCGGCCACAGATTCTGCTGAATACCTCGACGCGGCAAGGGCATTGCTCGACGACGCGCTGGCCCGCTTCCGAGCCGACGACGGCGGTTTCTTCGACACCGCCGCCGATGCCGAGTCGTTGATCACGCGGCCGCGCGACAGCGCCGACAACGCTTCGCCGTCCGGGCTGTCGGCCACGGTGAACGCACTCATCACGATGACGGCGCTGACCGGCGACCCGGGCTACGAGGACGCCGCCACGCAGGCGCTCGCCACCACGCACGAGGTGCTGACCCGCGCGCCGCGATTCGCGGGGTGGTCGCTGGTGGCCGCTCAACGCCTCGCAGACGGACCCGAGCAGGTGGCCGTCGTGGGGGAGCCGGGCGCGGATCGGGACGAACTCGTACGCACCGCATTGCGCCGCTTCGGCGGACCGATCGCGGTCGGCGCACCCGGTCGTTCGGTTTTGCCGGTGCTCGCCGAACGTGGGGCGCCTGCTGCGCCCTCCGCCTTCGTGTGCCGCGGCCGCGTGTGTGACCTGCCGGTGACCGACCCGCGACAGCTGGGAGTGCGCTGA
- the mtrB gene encoding MtrAB system histidine kinase MtrB, with product MTAEPTDAQQDPGTGERRGRLRAVGSALVTTFAALRRSWRKSLHTRVVTTTAIAGAIVTLVLGSYMYHRIATGLVESKMTSAEAESQSRRADAQNIFASTPNTDLSSLRQLATDMVQKLSSPGDDTSRRVVFLQALDNTAQPIPRVSQPPATAEMVPDAIREALRNDPDHQQVQIVTVQYPGKEAVPAVLVGSRVTVPNAGAYDLFFIFPMEAEVTTLNIVKGSFAAGGVALVALLAALAYLVTRMVVTPVRSAAHVAERLTAGALNERMQASGEDDLARLATSFNAMADSLQRQIRQLEDLSTLQQRFTSDVSHELRTPLTTIRMAVDMIHANRADFAQPVARSAELLSAELDRFEALLTDLLEISRFDAGAAALTVAPGDLRAVVGRVVDAASVLADRNGTTVRVLPGRDAVVPMDERRIERILRNLVTNAIEHSDGKPIDIEIGANDSAVAVTVRDRGIGLKPGEAVRVFNRFWRADPARARTTGGTGLGLSISLEDARLHEGWLQAWGAPGEGSCFRLTLPRRAGQPIQRSPLPLAPDDSQVGRIMPAGNSLTLGTGVDADPTESNHSGRPASPAGGDRR from the coding sequence TTGACCGCCGAACCCACTGACGCACAACAGGATCCGGGCACGGGTGAACGGCGGGGCCGGCTGCGCGCCGTCGGATCGGCGCTGGTCACCACCTTCGCTGCCCTGCGGCGGTCCTGGCGCAAGTCGCTGCACACCCGGGTGGTGACGACGACGGCCATCGCCGGCGCGATCGTCACGCTCGTGCTCGGGTCGTACATGTACCACCGCATCGCCACCGGGTTGGTCGAGTCGAAGATGACCTCGGCCGAGGCGGAGAGCCAGAGCCGGCGTGCCGACGCGCAGAACATCTTCGCAAGCACCCCGAACACCGACCTCAGCTCGCTGCGCCAACTCGCCACCGACATGGTGCAGAAGCTCAGCTCGCCAGGTGACGACACGTCGCGCCGGGTCGTGTTCCTCCAGGCGTTGGACAACACGGCCCAGCCGATCCCGCGGGTGTCGCAGCCGCCCGCCACCGCCGAGATGGTGCCCGACGCGATCCGGGAGGCGTTGCGCAACGATCCCGACCACCAACAGGTGCAGATCGTCACCGTGCAGTATCCCGGCAAGGAAGCCGTGCCGGCCGTGCTCGTCGGCTCGCGGGTGACCGTGCCGAACGCCGGCGCGTACGACCTGTTCTTCATCTTCCCGATGGAGGCCGAGGTCACCACCCTCAACATCGTCAAGGGCAGTTTCGCCGCTGGTGGCGTGGCGCTGGTGGCGTTGCTCGCGGCCCTCGCCTACCTGGTGACGCGGATGGTCGTCACCCCGGTGCGGTCTGCGGCGCACGTCGCTGAGCGGTTGACGGCCGGCGCCCTCAACGAGCGGATGCAGGCCTCGGGGGAGGACGACCTTGCCCGGCTGGCCACGTCGTTCAACGCGATGGCCGACAGCCTGCAACGCCAGATCCGCCAGCTGGAGGACCTGTCGACGTTGCAGCAACGGTTCACCTCCGACGTCTCCCACGAGCTACGGACGCCGCTGACCACTATCCGGATGGCGGTCGACATGATCCACGCCAACCGCGCCGACTTCGCCCAACCGGTGGCTCGTTCGGCCGAACTGCTCAGCGCCGAACTCGACCGCTTCGAGGCGCTGCTGACCGACCTGCTGGAGATCAGCCGGTTCGACGCGGGTGCCGCTGCGCTCACCGTGGCCCCGGGCGACCTGCGCGCCGTGGTCGGACGCGTGGTCGACGCCGCCTCGGTGCTCGCCGACCGCAACGGCACCACCGTGCGGGTGTTGCCCGGCCGCGACGCCGTGGTGCCGATGGACGAACGCCGCATCGAACGCATCCTGCGCAACCTGGTCACCAACGCCATCGAGCACTCGGACGGCAAACCCATCGACATCGAGATCGGCGCCAACGACTCGGCCGTCGCCGTCACCGTCCGCGACCGCGGCATCGGCCTCAAACCGGGGGAGGCCGTGCGTGTGTTCAACCGGTTCTGGCGGGCCGACCCGGCGCGGGCCCGAACGACCGGCGGCACCGGACTCGGCCTGTCGATCTCGCTGGAGGACGCCCGTCTGCACGAGGGCTGGCTGCAGGCGTGGGGTGCGCCCGGAGAGGGTTCGTGCTTCCGGCTGACCTTGCCGCGTCGAGCCGGGCAACCCATCCAGCGCTCGCCGCTCCCGCTCGCGCCCGACGACTCCCAGGTCGGCCGGATCATGCCGGCCGGCAACTCGCTGACCCTCGGCACCGGGGTCGACGCCGACCCGACCGAGTCGAACCACTCCGGCCGTCCGGCGTCACCCGCAGGGGGCGACCGCAGATGA
- the mtrA gene encoding MtrAB system response regulator MtrA — MAPRVLVVDDDPSLAEMLGIILRGEGMQVALCSTGSGALAAFREAKPDVVLLDVMLPGVDGVEVCRQIRAESHVPIVMLTARTDTTDVVAGLEAGADDYVNKPFKPQELVARVRARLRRGDDVEVEQLRLGDLTIDVNGHSVTRGGSPISLTPLEFDLLVALARKPWQVFTREVLLEQVWGYRHAGDTRLVNVHVQRLRSKVERDPDHPEIVVTVRGVGYKAGPSV; from the coding sequence ATGGCGCCCCGTGTCCTTGTCGTGGACGACGATCCGTCACTCGCGGAGATGCTCGGCATCATCCTGCGCGGTGAGGGCATGCAGGTGGCGCTGTGCTCCACCGGTTCCGGAGCCCTGGCGGCCTTCCGGGAGGCCAAGCCCGACGTCGTGCTGCTCGACGTGATGCTGCCGGGCGTCGACGGCGTCGAGGTGTGCCGTCAGATTCGCGCGGAGTCGCACGTGCCGATCGTGATGCTCACGGCGCGCACCGACACGACCGATGTGGTGGCGGGGCTCGAGGCGGGCGCCGACGACTACGTCAACAAACCGTTCAAGCCCCAGGAACTGGTCGCCCGCGTCCGTGCCCGGCTGCGCCGGGGCGACGACGTCGAGGTCGAGCAGCTGCGACTGGGCGATCTCACCATCGACGTCAACGGTCACTCGGTGACGCGCGGCGGCAGCCCGATCTCGTTGACCCCGTTGGAGTTCGACCTGTTGGTCGCGCTGGCTCGCAAGCCCTGGCAGGTGTTTACCCGCGAGGTGTTGTTGGAACAGGTGTGGGGCTACCGGCACGCCGGCGACACTCGCCTGGTCAACGTGCACGTGCAGCGGTTGCGGTCGAAGGTCGAGCGCGATCCCGACCATCCCGAGATCGTGGTGACGGTGCGAGGTGTGGGCTACAAGGCCGGCCCGAGCGTCTGA
- a CDS encoding DUF808 domain-containing protein, giving the protein MAGGLAALLDDVATLARAAAASIDDVGAAATKASIKATGVVVDDTAVTPRYVTGIDPKRELPIIKKIAIGSLRNKLLFILPAIMILSQFVPWIVMPVLMLGGAYLAFEGAEKLWEALRGGGGEEDSNEGKTEDQIASGAIRTDFILSSEIMVISLKEVENEPFSSRLAILIVVAIIITILVYGVVALIVKMDDVGLHLRQKESSFSQKMGDLLVKGMPKVLSVLSTVGIAAMLWVGGHILLMGLDDIGWHWPMEQVHHFEHWVHDSTGALGGVLGWFANTLGSALVGLVVGGIITAIVLKFFHKDHHGEQHGAHEAEHEVEHTASDGAEHAGGEPAAPERDA; this is encoded by the coding sequence ATGGCCGGAGGACTTGCTGCCCTGCTCGACGACGTCGCGACCCTTGCTCGCGCCGCCGCCGCATCGATCGACGACGTCGGCGCCGCCGCCACGAAGGCGTCGATCAAGGCGACCGGTGTGGTGGTCGACGACACCGCGGTGACCCCGCGCTACGTGACGGGCATCGACCCCAAGCGCGAACTGCCGATCATCAAGAAGATCGCCATCGGTTCGCTGCGCAACAAGCTGCTGTTCATCCTGCCGGCCATCATGATCCTGTCGCAGTTCGTGCCGTGGATCGTGATGCCGGTCCTGATGCTCGGTGGCGCCTACCTCGCGTTCGAGGGCGCCGAGAAGCTCTGGGAAGCGCTGCGCGGCGGCGGAGGTGAAGAAGACAGCAACGAGGGCAAGACCGAGGACCAGATCGCCTCGGGCGCAATCCGCACCGACTTCATCCTCTCCAGCGAGATCATGGTCATCTCGCTCAAGGAGGTCGAGAACGAGCCGTTCTCCTCCCGCCTCGCCATCCTCATCGTCGTCGCCATCATCATCACGATCCTCGTGTACGGCGTCGTCGCCCTCATCGTGAAGATGGACGACGTCGGTCTGCACCTTCGCCAGAAGGAGTCGTCCTTCTCGCAGAAGATGGGCGACCTGCTGGTCAAGGGCATGCCGAAGGTGCTGTCGGTGCTGTCGACGGTCGGCATCGCCGCGATGCTCTGGGTCGGCGGGCACATCCTGCTGATGGGTCTGGACGACATCGGCTGGCATTGGCCGATGGAGCAGGTGCACCACTTCGAGCACTGGGTGCACGACTCAACCGGCGCGCTCGGCGGTGTGCTCGGCTGGTTCGCCAACACGCTCGGCTCGGCCCTGGTCGGACTCGTGGTCGGCGGCATCATCACCGCGATCGTGCTGAAGTTCTTCCACAAGGACCACCACGGAGAACAGCACGGTGCGCACGAGGCCGAGCACGAGGTTGAGCACACTGCATCGGACGGTGCCGAGCACGCCGGCGGCGAGCCGGCCGCACCCGAGCGCGACGCCTGA
- a CDS encoding HAD-IC family P-type ATPase → MAMQGNPTDTALVRDTGLTGAEVAERVARGEVNEVGERTSRSVGEIIRANVFTRFNAILGALFVLVMTTGSWADGLFGVILVANSAIGIAQEYLAKRKLDRLALLNAPTTRVIRDGETLEVPTREVVLDDLIELRTGDEVPADGVLLRSEGLELNESNLTGESDPVHHPEGDEIRSGTSVVAGTGRYHARAVGADAYVNRIAAEARKFTRTHSEIQASINTLLRYITWVIAAALPLQIWSQWRAVGDQGWQSVVIRSAAGIVGLVPEGLVLLTSVAFLLAAVRLTRDEVLVQQLPAVEGLARVDVVCLDKTGTLTVGEIAFDDAEPVNGSTAHEVRAALGALADDPDPNGTLAAIGAALPSPGWHRTSTVPFNSQRKWSAACFEGHGWWVMGAPEILLPPDDPLHAQVSDLAGRGRRVVLLARSADPVDSSALPDDLTPAALVSLAEQIRPDAQETLTYLADQGVAIKVISGDNPQTVAAVAREVGLDPGEPVDARTLPEDGDELREVLAAGTVFGRVSPEQKRSFVRALQADGHVVAMTGDGVNDALALKDADIGLAMGNGAQATKAVAELVLLDGRFSHMPKVLAEGRRVIGNVERVANLFVAKNAMSLVAIVATALVALPFPFLPRHLTLVSTVTIGIPAFVLALGPNIRRYQPGFLGRILRFAVPAGAIAGLAVIVSYLVTGERYGVAPGQFEARCSVATGSSDLSCIRPGTGATMTLLVVFFAILFVLALPLRLWKVVLIGSMAALAVLAFVLPIGRDFFSFSAPAGLVWPSLGIGALGALCIVALRRWTMRAT, encoded by the coding sequence ATGGCAATGCAGGGCAATCCGACCGACACGGCTCTCGTCCGTGACACCGGCCTCACCGGCGCCGAGGTGGCCGAACGGGTCGCCCGCGGCGAGGTCAACGAGGTCGGCGAACGCACGTCCCGATCCGTCGGCGAGATCATCCGGGCCAATGTCTTCACCCGGTTCAACGCCATCCTCGGTGCGTTGTTCGTGCTGGTCATGACCACCGGGTCGTGGGCCGACGGACTGTTCGGAGTCATCCTCGTCGCCAACTCGGCGATCGGCATCGCGCAGGAGTACCTCGCCAAGCGGAAACTCGACCGGCTCGCGCTCCTCAATGCGCCCACCACCCGGGTCATCCGCGACGGCGAGACGCTCGAGGTGCCGACCCGGGAGGTGGTGCTGGACGACCTCATCGAACTGCGCACCGGCGACGAAGTGCCGGCCGACGGCGTGCTGCTGCGCTCCGAGGGGCTGGAGCTCAACGAGTCGAACCTCACCGGAGAATCCGACCCGGTGCACCACCCCGAGGGTGACGAGATTCGTTCCGGCACAAGCGTGGTCGCCGGCACCGGGCGATACCACGCGCGAGCCGTCGGCGCCGACGCCTATGTCAATCGGATCGCGGCCGAAGCCCGCAAGTTCACCCGCACTCACTCCGAGATCCAGGCCTCGATCAACACCCTGCTGCGCTACATCACCTGGGTGATCGCGGCCGCCCTGCCGCTGCAGATCTGGTCGCAATGGCGCGCCGTGGGCGATCAGGGCTGGCAGTCGGTCGTCATCCGCTCGGCCGCCGGCATCGTCGGGCTGGTGCCCGAGGGGCTGGTGCTGCTCACGTCGGTCGCGTTCCTGCTCGCCGCCGTCCGGCTGACCCGCGACGAAGTGCTCGTGCAGCAGTTGCCCGCCGTCGAGGGCCTGGCCCGGGTCGACGTCGTCTGCCTCGACAAGACCGGCACCCTCACCGTCGGCGAGATCGCGTTCGACGACGCCGAGCCGGTCAACGGCAGCACGGCCCACGAGGTGCGTGCCGCGCTCGGCGCGCTCGCCGACGACCCCGACCCCAACGGCACGCTGGCCGCGATCGGCGCCGCGCTGCCCTCCCCCGGCTGGCACCGCACCTCGACGGTGCCGTTCAACTCCCAGCGCAAGTGGAGCGCCGCCTGCTTCGAGGGGCACGGCTGGTGGGTGATGGGTGCGCCCGAGATCCTGTTGCCACCCGACGACCCGCTGCACGCGCAGGTCAGCGACCTTGCCGGACGCGGACGCCGCGTCGTGCTGCTCGCGCGCAGCGCGGATCCGGTCGACAGCTCCGCACTGCCCGACGACCTGACACCGGCCGCGCTGGTCAGCCTCGCCGAGCAGATCCGTCCCGACGCGCAGGAGACGCTCACCTACCTCGCCGATCAAGGTGTCGCGATCAAGGTCATCTCCGGCGACAACCCGCAGACCGTCGCCGCAGTGGCGCGCGAGGTGGGGCTCGACCCGGGCGAGCCGGTCGACGCCCGCACGCTCCCGGAGGACGGCGACGAACTGCGGGAGGTGCTCGCCGCCGGCACGGTCTTCGGCCGGGTCTCCCCCGAACAGAAGCGATCGTTCGTGCGCGCGCTCCAGGCGGACGGCCACGTCGTGGCGATGACCGGCGACGGGGTCAACGACGCGCTCGCGCTGAAGGACGCCGACATCGGGCTCGCGATGGGCAACGGCGCGCAGGCGACCAAGGCCGTGGCCGAACTCGTGCTGCTCGACGGCCGGTTCTCGCACATGCCGAAGGTGCTCGCCGAAGGTCGCCGTGTCATCGGCAATGTCGAGCGGGTGGCCAACCTGTTCGTGGCCAAGAACGCGATGAGCCTGGTGGCCATCGTCGCCACCGCACTCGTTGCGCTGCCGTTCCCGTTCCTGCCCAGGCACCTGACGCTGGTCTCGACCGTCACCATCGGGATCCCGGCGTTCGTGCTCGCGCTCGGGCCCAACATCCGTCGTTACCAGCCCGGTTTCCTGGGCCGCATCCTGCGCTTCGCGGTGCCGGCCGGCGCCATCGCCGGGCTCGCCGTCATCGTGTCCTACCTCGTCACCGGCGAGCGGTACGGCGTCGCGCCCGGGCAGTTCGAAGCGCGCTGCTCGGTCGCGACCGGAAGCTCGGACCTGTCCTGCATCCGTCCGGGCACCGGCGCGACGATGACCTTGCTGGTCGTGTTCTTCGCGATCCTGTTCGTGCTCGCGCTGCCACTGCGGCTGTGGAAGGTGGTGCTCATCGGCTCCATGGCGGCGCTTGCGGTGCTCGCCTTCGTGTTGCCGATCGGCCGCGACTTCTTCAGCTTCAGCGCCCCGGCCGGGCTGGTGTGGCCGTCATTGGGCATCGGCGCCCTCGGCGCCCTGTGCATCGTCGCCCTGCGCCGCTGGACGATGCGGGCCACGTAG
- the ahcY gene encoding adenosylhomocysteinase, whose translation MSFDYKVKDLSLAEAGRHQLRLAEHEMPGLMALREEFGESKPLTGAKIAGSLHMTVQTAVLIETLTALGAEVRWASCNIYSTQDEAAAAAVVGPNGTVDNPQGVPVFAWKGESLPEYWDCTNEILTWPGGEGPNMILDDGGDATMLVHKGKEWEAAGQVPPTTEDDSEEFSVFKDLVRKTLAEDPQKWTKIAAGIKGVTEETTTGVHRLYELAKSGELLFPAINVNDSVTKSKFDNKYGCRHSVVDGLNRATDVLIAGKTAVVAGYGDVGKGCAAALAGQGARVVVTEVDPICALQAAMEGFQVAKMDDACEYGDIFVTTTGCYDVITAEHMSRMKNKAIVSNIGHFDNEIDMAGLAKLPEITKTEIKPQVHEWTKQDGNSIIVLSEGRLMNLGNATGHPSFVMSNSFANQTIAQIELFEKSEEYVDEDGKPTVTTLPKHLDEKVARAHLAALGVELTELTKGQAEYLGVDVAGPYKPEHYRY comes from the coding sequence ATGTCCTTCGACTACAAGGTTAAGGACCTCAGCCTCGCCGAGGCCGGCCGTCACCAGCTTCGCCTCGCCGAGCACGAGATGCCCGGCCTCATGGCGCTGCGCGAGGAGTTCGGTGAGTCCAAGCCGCTCACCGGCGCCAAGATCGCCGGTTCGCTGCACATGACCGTGCAGACCGCCGTGCTCATCGAAACCCTCACCGCCCTCGGCGCCGAGGTGCGCTGGGCCTCCTGCAACATTTACTCGACCCAGGACGAAGCCGCCGCCGCCGCGGTCGTCGGCCCGAACGGCACCGTCGACAACCCGCAGGGTGTGCCGGTCTTCGCGTGGAAGGGCGAGAGCCTCCCGGAGTACTGGGACTGCACCAACGAGATCCTCACCTGGCCCGGTGGCGAGGGCCCCAACATGATCCTCGACGACGGTGGCGACGCCACCATGCTCGTGCACAAGGGCAAGGAGTGGGAGGCCGCCGGTCAGGTGCCGCCCACCACCGAGGACGACTCCGAGGAGTTCTCGGTCTTCAAGGACCTCGTGCGCAAGACCCTCGCCGAAGACCCGCAGAAGTGGACCAAGATCGCCGCCGGAATCAAGGGCGTGACCGAGGAGACCACCACCGGCGTCCACCGCCTGTACGAGCTCGCCAAGTCCGGCGAACTGCTCTTCCCGGCGATCAACGTCAACGACTCGGTCACCAAGTCCAAGTTCGACAACAAGTACGGCTGCCGCCACTCGGTCGTCGACGGCCTCAACCGCGCCACCGACGTGCTCATCGCCGGCAAGACCGCCGTCGTCGCCGGCTACGGCGACGTGGGCAAGGGTTGCGCCGCCGCCCTCGCCGGCCAGGGCGCCCGCGTCGTGGTCACCGAGGTCGACCCGATCTGCGCACTGCAGGCCGCGATGGAGGGCTTCCAGGTCGCCAAGATGGACGACGCCTGCGAGTACGGCGACATCTTCGTCACCACCACCGGTTGCTACGACGTCATCACCGCGGAGCACATGTCGCGGATGAAGAACAAGGCGATCGTGTCGAACATCGGTCACTTCGACAACGAGATCGACATGGCGGGCCTCGCCAAGCTGCCCGAGATCACCAAGACGGAGATCAAGCCGCAGGTGCATGAGTGGACCAAGCAGGACGGCAACTCGATCATCGTGCTGTCCGAAGGCCGCCTGATGAACCTCGGCAACGCCACCGGACACCCGAGCTTCGTGATGTCCAACTCGTTCGCGAACCAGACGATCGCCCAGATCGAACTGTTCGAGAAGTCCGAGGAGTACGTCGACGAGGACGGCAAGCCCACCGTCACCACGCTGCCGAAGCACCTCGACGAGAAGGTCGCCCGCGCCCACCTCGCCGCCCTGGGTGTCGAGCTCACCGAGCTGACCAAGGGTCAGGCCGAGTACCTCGGTGTCGACGTCGCCGGCCCGTACAAGCCCGAGCACTATCGATACTGA